TCGGCGGTAAAGAAAAGGTGAAACTGGTTGTTGATGCCGCCCGGCAAGCCGGTATTCCGATTCGAATCGGTGTCAACAGCGGGTCGGTCGAAAAAGACATCCTCGAAAAATACGGAAGCCCCACACCACGGGCACTTCTGGAAAGTGCACTCCGGTATATCGCTATGATGGAGTCTTTCTCTTTTGATACCATTGTTCTTTCCATAAAGGCCAGCGATGTTCTTACTACAATCGATGCATGCAGGCTTTTATCGGAACACTGCGAATATCCTCAGCATATCGGAATCACCGAATCGGGAACAGTGCGTACCGGTACGATCCGCTCTTCGGTCGGCGTCGGTGCACTTCTGGCCGAAGGCATCGGTGACACGATCAGGGTTTCGCTCAGCGGTGATCCGGTGAATGAGATCTATGTTGCCCGGGAGGTCCTCAAATCGCTGGGACTGGTCTCCGGACCGGTTGTGATCGCCTGTCCCACCTGCAGCCGCACACAAATCGATGTTTCCTCGCTGGCCGAAAAAGTTGAGGCCATGGTTGCAGGTATAACCGCTCCCATAAAAATCGCGGTAATGGGTTGCGTGGTCAATGGGCCGGGTGAAGCTAAAGAGGCGGATGTCGGTATTGCCGGTGGTAAAGATAAGGGACAGGTTTTTGTCCGGGGAGAACCAAAGGAAACGGTTCCCTATGATCGTCTGCTCGAGGTTCTGGAAAAATATGTCCGGGAGATGGTTGGTTCCGAATAATCAAAAAACCTCAACCCGGTTCCTTCCATTCTGCTTTGCCCGGTAGAGCGCTTTGTCGGCTTTTTGAATGAGGCCGTCGCTTTTATTCGAATGCTTGCCGTAGATTGCGATCCCAAAGCTCATTGATGCACTCATGTCTTCTCCGGATGGGGTCCTGAAAACCTGTTTGTTTATTTCCTGGCGAATACGGTCGACAGTCTCGATTGCACGCTGTTCAACGGTTTTAACCAGAATGAGGGCAAACTCCTCGCCACCATAGCGCGCCGAAATATCGATACTGTCGCGGATGCTCTCCTGCAGTTTCTTTGCGATTCCCCGGAGCACCGTATCACCGAAAGGATGGCCGTGGGTATCGTTGATTTTTTTGAAGAAATCGATATCGCCGATTACAAGGGCAAGAGGATCATTGTACCGGGTAGATCGAATGATTTCATCCCTGAGCAGTTTCTGGAACTGGCGGTGATTATTCAGGCCGGTAAGACCGTCATGGGTAGCAAGGTTCCGCGCCTGTTCGAGAATCTGGATTTTTTCGATAGCCAGTCCGGCCGAGGTCGCCAGACGGGACAGAAGGGCACGGTTGAAACCCGTAAAGGCGTCTTTCTGAGTCGACTCAAGAAGAATGCCGCCCTTGCATTCGTCAACACCAACCGGGTAGGCCAGAAAGGATCGCATTTCCTTTGATTTGGGTTCGCCGTCAAAATATCGTGTTTCATAATGGTTGGAAAAATTACGAAAGAAACACATGTTTTTCGAATACAGAAGACTGATAAGTGATTTTTCATTTAATGAGAACGATTGATCCAGAAATTGTTCGCCATTGGGGCCCCAGGCCCGTTTGATTGTGGCCGAATCGCCGGATTCGGATTTAAGGCTGATGGTCAGACGGTCGCATTGAATCGCAAAGGGGATAATTTCGGCCATTTTATCGAGAACCGCTTCGATTTCATGCTTCTGGAAGAAATACTTTTCGGTATTGCTCATTGCTGCGAACCGCACATACTTGAGTTTATGTTCGGTATGGACATAGGCATAATAGGCGGCTTGTCCGCACAGATGGCCGATAGTGCTCAGAAAAGTATGGTCTTCATCGGTAAAGTGCTTTTGTTCGGTACTGTCGACAATAATTGTTCCGCGCTCGATACCTGCTGCGATGATCGGACTGGCCATCAACGAGCGGATACCCGCATCTTTGGTATAGTAATACAGTGTCATGCTGTCGGTAACGATATCCTGCAGGTTGAGCTGCTTGAGGCCGTCTTTAAGAAAGCTTCCAATAACACCGACGCCGGGATAAATGACCGCTTCTTTATTGATGTTTTCGCTGCAGGAATCGAACCGCCGGATTTTATAGCCGCCGTCATCGCTGGGGAAAAAGAATGCAACCGTATGGGCATCGACCCGGGCCCTCACCAGGGCGATAAATTTATCGAGAATTATATCAACAACATCTTCGATCTCTTTCCATTGCTCTTTTGAGTAAAGACTTCCCAGCACCGAAAGCTTGATCGTATTGTCTGCGGCATTTACTTCCTTTTCAATCTGCGATGGAAGGGAAAGCATGCCTGAGCTGGAGGGGCGGGCAGGGGTCATGGCTCTTTTTCTGCTCACCGTCGGTCGCCTGAAACCGATAAACAAACAGAGGGCACAGAGGAAAATGGCGAGAGGAAGGCAGAGTGCCTGCACATAGAGTGCTGCAAGATGAAGGATTATTCCTGCACATAAGATCAGCGCTCCCGCAATTAACCAGTTTTTCTTTTCGAGTGATAAAAACATGTGAATGATAGTTAATCCCCAAGAATAGACTGCACTGTTTTTATTATATCATCTTTGTCAAAAGGTTTTGGTATAACATCATTAAAGCCCAGAGTCATAAGACTTTTAACAGGATTTTTTTCGATAAATGACGTTAATGCGATGACTGGAATCGATCGGGTCTCCGTCCCTTTTTTCAGGCGATTTATAAATCGTATGCCGTCCATAACCGGCATCATGATATCGGTAATGATAAGGTCGGGCATATGTTCCTGTGCGCAGTTGAGCCCGTCAAAACCGTTCAAGGCTGTGATGACTTCATATTTTCTGAACAGAACCACTTCGATAAGATCGAGTGTATCGTGGTCGTCATCAACAACAAGGATTTTTTTCTTATTGCTCATGCATCGCTCTTTCTATACAGCAGAATGCCCAGGAGTAAAAAGATGGCATTTCCCAGCCAGGCGCCGGCTAAAGGAGGAAGCTGCCCGCTTTTACCAAAAGCCAGGGCAAAGCGCACAATTATCCAGTAGGAAAAAACGATCAGTAACCCTATACCGAAAAGGAGCGCTCCGCCGCCTTTACCAATTCGCGCAGTTACCGAAATTCCCAGCAGAATGACGATAAAATTCATGAAGGGGTAGGCAATTTTGAAATAGAGATCGGTATTGTATTTCAGTACCTTCTCACCCCGGCGTCTGGTCTTTTTAATATAATCTTTCAATTCCCAGTAGCTCATTTCTTCCGGAGTCTTGATTCGTACCACCATTTCTTCGGGAGTGGCATTCAGAATATTGTCCTGAAGGGTATCGAAGGTCATCATGGTTGATGAATCACCCTGAAATTTTCTGATTGTCCCGTTAATAAAAGACCAGGCATTGTTGTGATAAACGGATTTTTCGGCATGAATTCGTTGCGTAATCGAATTACCTTCAAATGTTTCTCTCCAGACATTTTTCGCTTTTTGTGGAAATGTTCTGAATTCCTGAAAACAGTAGATTGTGTTTTTATTGCCGAAATAGTAGAAATTTCTCCGAAAATCTCTCCGTCCGCGGTACACTTTACCCTCAGCGGCTTTTTCCTGCATTTTAATTTCTTCGAGAAGCTCCCGTCGTTTGACATTTGCTTCCGGAAGAACCAATTCACTGACATAGAAGTTTGCGCCAACAAGACAGAGCCCTAAAAACAGGAGAGGAAGGGTTACGCGGCGGATGCTTTTCCCTGCCGCTTTCATGGCAATCAGCTCACTGTTTTTGGCCAGTTTACCCATGGCGAACATGGAAGAGAGTAGCATGACAACCGGAAAAACGAGTTGTATGATCCAGGGCATGTAATACCAGTAGAAAAGAGCGGTCTGCTGAACCGGAACGCCTTCAAAACGTCGGGAATTCGAAACATAATCGACCACAACGAAAACCACCATAATTGCAGCAAAAACACCCACCATGTTCCCGACAAAAAGGCGGATTATATAATTGGGAAGGATGCCGATAACATAGCGAATGGCGATAAGCGGTAAAGAGATTATTTTCATGGGCAGACCCAGAACAAAGCGTACGGTTTTAAAAAAGACGTTTTGCTTTTCTCCGGCCTCGGTGAACTTATGCCACCACCGTAAAAGGGGTGTCCAGGAGATGAATGTCGTCTCGCGGACCATGCGGATGATCAGAAAGGCACCGCAGGCGCCCAGAAGGATATTTCCCGACCACATGGCGCTGAAAGGTGACACCACGAGGCGGTCGGCAAGGTTTTCTCCCTTTATCAAAAAGGCCCAATAGAGGATAAAAAAGAAAATGCTGTAACTTACGGCAACGGTCATTCCACCCCGCCGTGCCATAATGCCGAGGGGAGCACCGATAAGAACAAAGATAATGCAGGCAAACGGTATTGCGTATTTTTTATGAATTTCGACCAGATACTGGGCTATTCTTTTCTTTTCACTTTCTATACGGCGAATGATTCGTTCACTCTCGCGGACAGTACGGTTTTGCGCTACCATTGCATTGCCCCGGGCAGGGGTAAACTGCTTTGCCCAATGCTGAAATGACAGAAGGGAATCCGGGCTGGTGGTTTGTCGGCCGGATGGTGCCGGGTGGGCGGCCGACAGACTGTCAAAAAAAGCAACAACGGCAAGCGTGGAATCGATCATGCCCGAATGCTGCGCCAGATGGCCTTTCTTTTTCTTGCGGTTCTGTTTAATATCGTTGAGCATCATCTGGGAGCTTTTTTCACGGTCCCCCCGGTATCTGCTGTCTGTTCTATGAAGGTCACTGTCGACATTATTGATAAACAGCACCTGTTTATCAAAATGGCCTACAAAATGCTGTTCCCTGTTGTCACTGCTTATACTGTGGGTCTCGCCGTGATAGAGTGTCAGACGCAAATAGGCGCCGTCGACGGTTTGTTTAACTTCTCCGGAGTCGGCGATGGTTGTTGAAGGATCTTCACCGGGAACATCGGAAAAAATCTTGATGCCTTCCAGCCTTCCGGTCCGGCCGTTGGCCTTCTTCACATAGATTGCGTAATTCTCGAAATCTTTAATTAATACTTTAGGTTCGATAAATGCAGCAGGTCGTTTCCGTGAAATATCCGACATCAGATTTGCCGTCCGATGGTTGGCGTCGGGAAGAATCAGATTGTTGAAAAAAATCAGGCATATACAGACAACCGATGCGGATACAATGACCGGGGCAATCAGATGATAGAGATTGAGTCCTGATGCTTTGATTGCCAGAATTTCGTTATCCGCCGACATTCTCCCAAAGGCCCAGAGCGTGGCACTGAGGATCGCCATAGGAATTGCCAGCGCAATAATCCATCCAAGATTAATAGCAAAAATTTCAAGAACAATGGCGGCATCAAGGCCCTGAGAAATAATCTTGTCAAGAATCTGAATCGCATACTGCATTATAAAGATAAAGACAAGAATTGCCAGGGAAAAAAAGAAGGGGAAGATATGTTCTTTAACGACGTGACGGTAGAGAATCATAGAGTTTTTGCGCTATCACAAGGCGTTGATGGGATCGCTGATGCTGGTTGTTAGAGAAGCGATTCCCTCACTAAAATAACACCTTTCATAAAAGGCTTCAAGAAAAGGGCTGGAAATGTCGATAAATCAATATGTAAACAACGCTTGCCCCCCCTGGGGTACCAATGATATACTTAGATAGAATTCATACTATTAATCATTATATAATAATAAATAAAATACTTTAAATGAAATGTTTCGGGGAACGTTATGAATAGCAGGCTTCGCCTTTTCAGCATACTTCAAGTTCCGGTCCTGGTTGCACTTACAGGATGTGCCGGTTCGGCCAAAAATGTGCAAAATGAGATGCTGCTGCCTGAAATTGATGTAGTTCAGGTAAAAGAAAATTCTGATGAAGCGCTTCGTCTTGCTCAGGAAGCGCAGCTTGATGTTGAGGTGGTAAATACCAAATTGACCGAGATCGATAATAAACTGGTACTGCTCAATGAAGAAATTTCCAGTGTTTCCATAGCGAAAATTGAAGAATTGGAGAATCGTCTTTCTCTTATTATTGAAGCAGTTAAAGACCTTCAGGCTCAAATTGATGCGTTGGAGGTGATGCCACGGGTAAAAAGTACCCGAAAACCCAAAGGACCCGCCACTTTTTCAGTTTCATCGCCCGAATATGCTGCCTATCAGAATGCCCTGCATACATTCAATGCACGGAAATATAAAGAAGCGCGGGTGCTTTTTTCAGAGGTGCTTAAGCAATATCCAAGGGGCAAATATGCCGACAACTGTCAGTACTGGATAGGCGAGTGCTACTATGCTCTCGGCGATTATGCCCAGGCCATCGCTTCATTCAGCAAGGTTTTTGACCATTCCAACAGCTCCAAAGCCGATGATGCGCAGCATAAACTCGGCAAATGTTATCTTAAAATGGGCCAAAATGGTATGGCAAAAAGTGCCTGGAAAAAACTGATCGATCGCTATCCGGGTTCTGAATATGTCCCACGGGCACAGAAAAGCCTCGTCGAGCTGAATTAACTTTTATTTATTTACTCCTCTTTTTGCAAAAAAAGATCCCGAATACCATATCGGGCCCGGCATGCTGTATTTTATGGTTTCAGCAGTGGCGCCTGTTCTTTCAACTTCGACATCAAGCACTCGATAAACAATAATTGCATATGCATAATCGTTATTCAGATATGTACAAATTTATGCAGAAAAATACCAATCCGTTCTTTTTGCTTTTGCTCGGTATATTCATCATGATTCCCTGGGGCGGAGCCGAAGCAAAAAAGATAAAAGAAGCCTATAACTGCTCGGAGCGATTCGAGAAGGTAAAGAAGAAATTCGAAAAGGGCAAGTACGGTGATGTCAAAAACATCTGTGACGACATACGGTTGAATTGCCACGGTCATAATGTTATGGATTCGGTGATATATTATCTGGCAAAAGCTCAGATGCTCACCAAGAATCCCGATGAGGCCAAGGTCGAATTTCAACAGATTGTCCGGGATTACCCCAATTCTCCTTTTGCCGAGGAAGCACGTTTTCGTATCGGTCAGTGCAGCCTGCTTGATTCAAAGTCATTCGAACGCGATCAAGCCACTACCAAAGAGGCGATCAGGGAACTGCGTCGGTTTGTTATTTCTTATCCCCAAAGTCCCTTTGCCGACAGCGCGAAGGTGTATTATAGTCAGGCCATCGAGAAGCTTGCCAAAAAGGAATTTTCCAATGCCAGGTTTTACGAAAAGATTGATGAGTATGAAGCCGCAGTGGTGTATTACAAAGTACTTATTAATGAATTTCCCGAATCAAAATATGTTCCTGAAGCCAAATTGAATATGGTCGAAGATCTTATGAAAGTCAATCGGGAAACAGAAGCGCAGGCCATTCTCGAAGATCTTTTAAACAGCGAGATCGGTAATGAAATTCGCGGCAAGGCTGAAGCATTGAAGGAACGTTTGGGCAAATCCGGGTAATTGCATGACTCCATACGGCGTGTTGGGCGGCAGTTTTGATCCTGTACATAATGGACATCTGGCTATTGCCGACGCTGCAAAAGAACATTGTAATCTTTCAAAAATAATCCTTATTCCTGCAGGAAATCCCCCTCATAAAGCAACGTCGGTCAAAGCAGAGGCGCATCACAGGCTGGCCATGCTTGAATTGGCCACCGGGCAATCGAATTATCTGGAAATCTGCGATATTGAAATCATCCGCCCGGGCTTTTCGTACACTATAGATACGCTGCATTTTCTGAAAAATGAGCTGCCCGAACCGGAGATATATTTCATAATCGGCTCCGATAATCTGACCGAAATACCCTTCTGGCATAAATATAAAGAAATCATTTCTCAGGCGGTCCTCTGTGTCACGCACCGACCGGGTACTACGATGGAAATTCCCCGGGAACTCAGTGATGCAGCCATTGAGACGTTTCCATCGCCGGAACTCGATATCAGTTCATCGCAAATAAGAAAAAATATCTCCGAGGGACGTACCTATAACCATCTGGTTCCTCCCCCGGTTAAAACATATATCGATCAACATGGGCTTTATCGATAAGGGCCTGTATTATGCAGGAATCACCAGGTAATAAGAATTCCCAAAGAGAACGGCGACCATTTATCGGCATTCATTTTACGTGCTGTAATGCCTACAACAGGATTTACAAAAACAAAGAGGGAACAGCCTATGAGGGGAGTTGTCCCCGGTGTGGGAAACTGGTCCGGGTACCGATCGGTGAAGGCGGTACCGGTGAACGATTTTTTGTCGCCCATTAAATGGTTTGTAAATTTCTGTCTCTCCCCGTTCAAAAAATCATTTGCCGGTTGGACTTATGAATCGAAACATGCTCCGGTTTCATTAATTTATTTTTTTATTATGGCAACACGCAGAGAAGCTTTAAGAAATGGTCTTGGATTGGCCTGCGCCTTCACGGCGCCTTCGTGTATGGCCGGGAAATCCTCTGTCCCGCATATGGCGATGCATTGGCAGCCCTTCGGTGATATGGTACAATGTGAGCTGTGTCCCCATGAATGTACACTCGAAAATGGGAAAACCGGTATCTGCCGGGTAAGAAAGAATAAAAACGGCACACTGGTTA
This genomic window from Chitinivibrionales bacterium contains:
- the bamD gene encoding outer membrane protein assembly factor BamD, whose amino-acid sequence is MHNRYSDMYKFMQKNTNPFFLLLLGIFIMIPWGGAEAKKIKEAYNCSERFEKVKKKFEKGKYGDVKNICDDIRLNCHGHNVMDSVIYYLAKAQMLTKNPDEAKVEFQQIVRDYPNSPFAEEARFRIGQCSLLDSKSFERDQATTKEAIRELRRFVISYPQSPFADSAKVYYSQAIEKLAKKEFSNARFYEKIDEYEAAVVYYKVLINEFPESKYVPEAKLNMVEDLMKVNRETEAQAILEDLLNSEIGNEIRGKAEALKERLGKSG
- the ispG gene encoding flavodoxin-dependent (E)-4-hydroxy-3-methylbut-2-enyl-diphosphate synthase, with translation MNSRKKTKPVFVGPVGIGGDNPVVIQSMTNTPTENIDATVAQIKALADAGCQIIRVALPHQKAVKAFRKVKEQSPIPVVADIHFQASYAVAAIEAGADKVRINPGNIGGKEKVKLVVDAARQAGIPIRIGVNSGSVEKDILEKYGSPTPRALLESALRYIAMMESFSFDTIVLSIKASDVLTTIDACRLLSEHCEYPQHIGITESGTVRTGTIRSSVGVGALLAEGIGDTIRVSLSGDPVNEIYVAREVLKSLGLVSGPVVIACPTCSRTQIDVSSLAEKVEAMVAGITAPIKIAVMGCVVNGPGEAKEADVGIAGGKDKGQVFVRGEPKETVPYDRLLEVLEKYVREMVGSE
- a CDS encoding diguanylate cyclase codes for the protein MFLSLEKKNWLIAGALILCAGIILHLAALYVQALCLPLAIFLCALCLFIGFRRPTVSRKRAMTPARPSSSGMLSLPSQIEKEVNAADNTIKLSVLGSLYSKEQWKEIEDVVDIILDKFIALVRARVDAHTVAFFFPSDDGGYKIRRFDSCSENINKEAVIYPGVGVIGSFLKDGLKQLNLQDIVTDSMTLYYYTKDAGIRSLMASPIIAAGIERGTIIVDSTEQKHFTDEDHTFLSTIGHLCGQAAYYAYVHTEHKLKYVRFAAMSNTEKYFFQKHEIEAVLDKMAEIIPFAIQCDRLTISLKSESGDSATIKRAWGPNGEQFLDQSFSLNEKSLISLLYSKNMCFFRNFSNHYETRYFDGEPKSKEMRSFLAYPVGVDECKGGILLESTQKDAFTGFNRALLSRLATSAGLAIEKIQILEQARNLATHDGLTGLNNHRQFQKLLRDEIIRSTRYNDPLALVIGDIDFFKKINDTHGHPFGDTVLRGIAKKLQESIRDSIDISARYGGEEFALILVKTVEQRAIETVDRIRQEINKQVFRTPSGEDMSASMSFGIAIYGKHSNKSDGLIQKADKALYRAKQNGRNRVEVF
- a CDS encoding LptF/LptG family permease, whose product is MILYRHVVKEHIFPFFFSLAILVFIFIMQYAIQILDKIISQGLDAAIVLEIFAINLGWIIALAIPMAILSATLWAFGRMSADNEILAIKASGLNLYHLIAPVIVSASVVCICLIFFNNLILPDANHRTANLMSDISRKRPAAFIEPKVLIKDFENYAIYVKKANGRTGRLEGIKIFSDVPGEDPSTTIADSGEVKQTVDGAYLRLTLYHGETHSISSDNREQHFVGHFDKQVLFINNVDSDLHRTDSRYRGDREKSSQMMLNDIKQNRKKKKGHLAQHSGMIDSTLAVVAFFDSLSAAHPAPSGRQTTSPDSLLSFQHWAKQFTPARGNAMVAQNRTVRESERIIRRIESEKKRIAQYLVEIHKKYAIPFACIIFVLIGAPLGIMARRGGMTVAVSYSIFFFILYWAFLIKGENLADRLVVSPFSAMWSGNILLGACGAFLIIRMVRETTFISWTPLLRWWHKFTEAGEKQNVFFKTVRFVLGLPMKIISLPLIAIRYVIGILPNYIIRLFVGNMVGVFAAIMVVFVVVDYVSNSRRFEGVPVQQTALFYWYYMPWIIQLVFPVVMLLSSMFAMGKLAKNSELIAMKAAGKSIRRVTLPLLFLGLCLVGANFYVSELVLPEANVKRRELLEEIKMQEKAAEGKVYRGRRDFRRNFYYFGNKNTIYCFQEFRTFPQKAKNVWRETFEGNSITQRIHAEKSVYHNNAWSFINGTIRKFQGDSSTMMTFDTLQDNILNATPEEMVVRIKTPEEMSYWELKDYIKKTRRRGEKVLKYNTDLYFKIAYPFMNFIVILLGISVTARIGKGGGALLFGIGLLIVFSYWIIVRFALAFGKSGQLPPLAGAWLGNAIFLLLGILLYRKSDA
- a CDS encoding response regulator translates to MSNKKKILVVDDDHDTLDLIEVVLFRKYEVITALNGFDGLNCAQEHMPDLIITDIMMPVMDGIRFINRLKKGTETRSIPVIALTSFIEKNPVKSLMTLGFNDVIPKPFDKDDIIKTVQSILGD
- the nadD gene encoding nicotinate (nicotinamide) nucleotide adenylyltransferase — protein: MTPYGVLGGSFDPVHNGHLAIADAAKEHCNLSKIILIPAGNPPHKATSVKAEAHHRLAMLELATGQSNYLEICDIEIIRPGFSYTIDTLHFLKNELPEPEIYFIIGSDNLTEIPFWHKYKEIISQAVLCVTHRPGTTMEIPRELSDAAIETFPSPELDISSSQIRKNISEGRTYNHLVPPPVKTYIDQHGLYR
- the ybgF gene encoding tol-pal system protein YbgF, with the translated sequence MNSRLRLFSILQVPVLVALTGCAGSAKNVQNEMLLPEIDVVQVKENSDEALRLAQEAQLDVEVVNTKLTEIDNKLVLLNEEISSVSIAKIEELENRLSLIIEAVKDLQAQIDALEVMPRVKSTRKPKGPATFSVSSPEYAAYQNALHTFNARKYKEARVLFSEVLKQYPRGKYADNCQYWIGECYYALGDYAQAIASFSKVFDHSNSSKADDAQHKLGKCYLKMGQNGMAKSAWKKLIDRYPGSEYVPRAQKSLVELN